aatattaaattatgcattattaatattatgttTGATAGTTAATTAGGAgataaattattcatgtattaattaataaaatagttgatttgaaatttaaaaattcgTATAACTAATATATGCAAAATTTATGAAAGTATTTGTGCATAATTTTAtgcagaaataaaaataaaataaataataactaaataaCTAAATCTTACATAATTagtaattatataaaataataaatattttttttcataattaatcACCATTTTATAAATAGTTGCATAATTCTAATCAAAATGGGTATATATTAACCAcgtatgaaaaaaaaaacataggaAAAAGAATAATCAACGTTGTTTGTAGAGGgagagagaggaagagaaaTGGGCAAGGCAGAAACAGCAGCAGCAGGAATCACCATAGCAGCGCCAACTGAaatgaagagaaagaagaagaaaggtcGTCCCTCTCTTTCAGATCTCCATGAACGTGACAATAAACTTTCCATTTCTACCCTTCCCCGCTGATCCACTCCCCGGAACCCTAATTCCAACTCGAATTCCCCGCCACCGGACTTCATCGACGACGATGACGAAAGAAAACAGAAGAAAGTCAAATTAGTTGTGCGCTTGCCCCAATCAAATCAACAACATTTCCAACAAGATTCGTCTTCTGCCAATTTACTTTCCTATTCCGACGAAGATAATCACGACGTGTCTGTGCAGAGAAGGAAAATTAATTTCGTGGATCCCAGGTCTGAAGACGCTGTTGCTGATCAGGTGGTGAAATTTGAAGTTGGTTTATTGCAATTTTGTAAATCTAAATTTATTTAGTCAACCAATGTacttctatttttgaaaaatatagaaGAATATCTATTTTCGTGGAAAATTTCCAAAGCTTATGTGATCCAAAACTTTTTGGATTTGGCGCGTAACTTCAAcgttcctttttttctttttccggTGACTTTAAAGATGTAATCctcgtttggattggcttatttttagacaaatatttttttgagctatttttaatttataaattgcttaaaataagtttatttaaataaatttaattatttattgaggcttattttaaacataaaataattttaagttggtcagtcaaatattaaaattatgttcGAAAATTCAGAAAGTAATTAATTCAACTTTTACTACTTTCAgttccttatttttcttttttcattttcaaaaggACACTTCATTCTTAACCTATGCATTTTTGTTGTGCCTTTTCTGGAGTTGTCAACCTCTTTTGGCTGCAAGATTGAGTCTTCTAATGATTAATTTTGCAGGAGGAAAAGCTTTCTAAAGCGACGGACACATCAAATGGTGCAAAATCGAACTCAAAGAgaatttttgttttgaattccCTGTAATTGTTTTTTAGATCTATTTATTCTTGGACAGGTTCACTATTGGTGTCCGACCCAGCAACACCTTTGCCAGACAAAAAGTTGTTGGTGTTCATTCTTGACAGACTTCAAAAGAAACCATTTTTCCctgtctttcttctttttatttttttccccaTCTCATGTATTACTTTCTTTCTGATAAAACAAAATGCAGGAAGGACACTTATGGTGTATTCTCCGAGCCTGTTGATCATGAAGAGGTACCTTGAGCCTGTTGATCATGATTGTATGTTAATTTTATTCAGTAGATACCTGAAATAGTTTTTTTGCAGATACCTGATTATCATGAAATTATACAGAATCCTATGGATTTTGGAACCGTCAGGAAGAAACTTGATGGACGACTCTACTCAAACCTGGAAGAGTTAGAGGTCGGTAAAGGATTACTGAAAGTCTGAGTGTATTCTGCTTGTAGTAGTGTTGGGTTCAATTTTCCATTTAACACTCCACGGCTCACTTTGAAGACAATTATGGgctatgatatttttatatgtgAACATGTAGACACACCGGTTTGCTGATGTTTTCTGCTGCCTATTTGTAGCATAGTTGTGACTGCACGTTCAGTTGAGCACAATATTCTTTTTAGGTTACAGTTTCCTGTTTTAAGATCCGATCTGGTGTTAATTTTTGTTTGTCATTTGAGAAGTTTCAAGAGCATACAAATTTACAGTGGTTAAAGGAGGACCaatattcttggatttattAGTTTGATATTTGCACTGGTGGTCATTTATTAAAGCTTAGGGGGAGGAAAAGGAGTATTAGCAATTGGATTAAAATTTGTGGGTGGAAAAGATGTCTGACCTTTATAGACATTAGAGTCCCTTGTTTTTGGATCCTTGTGTCTAGACTAATTCTGAAGGCTACACTGCTACAGTAGTTGTCAAATGTGTTATCTAAATAAAAGAAGCTATGATAGTAAGACTTTTGTGTTTGTTTTGCTTTCACTAAAGCTGAAGCTGTTGAACATGTTCATTGTCTTCCTCTTGGCTTGTCAGGCTTTCGTGCACAATTGGTTTCATATACTTATTATCTTTTGTTGGTTTAGAATTCAAGACTTATCTTCAtgatcttctttctttctttgtggtTTATTGATTTTTGTGCTTATCGGTAAACTTACATGGATAAGCAATCCGTCCTGTTAGATTTTCATTTGTCATGGATGATCAATCTGTCCTGTTAgatttttatttgtctatgcTAGGGTTGAGCTTGGTAAAATGTAACTTGATAGAAGAAAGCTCAGGACtgtatagacatgtgtatttaAAACTTCTTATGTTACTGTTTGCTGGTGATTGGGGTCACATGCTATGCTGTGAAGTAAAATTACCATTATTGTCTTTAATGGTTCTTTGAGGTGGCCATTTTTTTGCGTTTAGTCtagaattttaaattaattctaaagaggaaaaaaagacGTAGCAAAAGATCATCAgtataaagaaattaaaagaatatgatAAGTATGTAGGTCTCAAATTCCAGAATTTATGATGCATTTGGGGAACGTACGCTTAAAGAGATGTAAATGTATCCAAATGCACTATGCATCTTCAGCCTTCAGATGTTCTTTTAGTGTTTGTCTAGTCATGGCGTCTTATTTcccattttttttaacaaaattgGTGTTAGGTTTCTGCTTATCTCTTGCTTCTTGATACTTTTATTGGCACAATTAGTTTTGTTTTCATcatatgttttatttttggtgGGGTGCCATTATGTTTGTCCCAAGAAATTCTACTGGAGTGGTAAACTGTTAAAATTTGATGCTGACCTCTGGCACAATTTTGGCTCATGCAGGTTGATGTCTTCTTAATATGTtcaaatgcaatgcaatataatgcCTCGGACACTGTTTACTTTCGGCAGGTGCGCATTATCCTTTGTCTGcttctgatttttctttttggctTCCATTATTTCCTGAACACATTGCTTTAGGCACAGTCTATTCAAGCTCCGGCAAAAAGAGATTTTGATAATTTGAGGCATGAAGGGGAGGATGGTGAGCTGCAACCTAAGGTTGTTCGAAGAAGCCAGCCCCCAAGAAAAAAACTTAAGAAGTCTGAAGAGTTTTCTCCACCCCCAAATAAAAACCTAAAAATGTCTGTTGAGAGTTCACCTTTTGATTATATTGCTCCTGAGCTTTCTTCAGGCGCCACTCTTACTAATGGGGAGGAAAAAGTCAGTGGATCTAATTCTTACAATTTAAGAAAGCGACCTATGCTTTATAAATTCCGTTCTGTTGATATATCCTCCACATATCGCTCTCGCAATGGTGAAACTTATTCTGAATGGTTGGTTGATTGGAATGAATTTCCAGGTTTGTACCTTACACTCTTTTTCGTTTTTCTGcgatctcttttctttttctattttgttgAAAAAAGTAGTTTATTTTGTTACGTGCAGCTTCCATTTTGAAGGCTGATCTGAAGTATGAAAAGAAACATTTTCCAGTTGATGAAAATAGGCGTGACACATACCAACTACTCCATCAGTCAGCTTCTTGTAGTGAGCCATCTTTGTTGTGGAACACTAATGACCTGAAGCGGTTAATGGCAGTATGTACTTTTAAGcctatgttattttttttgaataaccaAGAAATTCGGCAGCCAGTGGCACAGGGTTTGAAAATCAGTGGATGATGGGTCAGGCTTTTGTCTATGGTAGGGTTTGAACCTGTGACACACGCGACCTAGACATCATGTGTTGTGCTCTTACCACTAGATGAAATGCCCTTGTGGCTTATGTtgcttttctttctctttctttctcaacttttatttttcgtTTTCTCCCTATTCTCAACGACTGCAGGGTGTTGTGGACATTTTCACTGTTTCTTTTGTAGCTGTGCAATGCCTTTTCAGGAAATACTATGCTGCTGCTGTCGAGTTTTGCAAATTATTATCTTGCATTTCTGATACACATTACCTTCTAAGACTACctattaaaaagataaaaacacTACATTCTAAGAACCGACTTTgatgaaaatggagaaaaaCAAAGCTTTCCACCTATATGTTGcttgtatgtatatgtatatcaaCTGTACTGCTAGATAAAGTTCATGTTTTTAGTGCACCATATTGGATAGACAAACATTAATTTGTTTCACTAATCATTCTTCTGTCAAATATTGAGGGCCTGTTTGGAAAGTGACTCTGGTAATTAGATTTGGTGTAATTGAGTGTAATTACACTGTCTACATATTTTGTTAGCCATGTAATTACATAGACAATATGTAATTGAGTGTAATTGGAAGGGGGTAATTACACTCTCCAATATTCAGGGGGAGACTGTGAATTAGTGTAATTACGCGATGTAATTACAAGCtgattactttttaattttttccttttatttttatttttattttttttaaatttatttttattactattttaaatttttattatttttattattctaatattttctaaaaatatttttttattattttttggatatCAGTTTAATGGATCCACATTAGCTAGTGTTCATACCCTAGGCATGTAACTGACCGCCCTTTCAACTGGGGTACAGGGTGGACTTTGTCTAAGTCAGATGGAATGTATTGGTTATTAGTATCTCCCACAGTTTAGACTTAGATATTGCATGACCTCATATTCAATTTATTCAGTATAGTATTGATCAATTATATGTTTATTACTCGGTTATTGGATCAACTTATATGTATCTGTTCCATTTTCAATTAGCGTTTCAGGTTTATCATGTTTAGCTTTCTAGAGTATAGTGCATATCTCACATgctcagtacattcaaagtacaaCATACTTTCTTTTGAactatattatttataatataggttCGGGAGCTCAACATCCAACTCGTGGTTAAtacaattttatattttctcaACAGCAGAGGTGAGTCCCCATCCTTCGAGGACTAGACCTATGtttactttctttattttagTCATTTAGTTTTTAGACAATTAGAGTTAGCTGGGGGCTTGTCCTAACAATGTATCTTAGTAGAGGCTTTCAGACAGTCAAATAATAGTTTCCAGCTTTATGGTTTTGTTCAGATGATTTTTGTTTCAACTATTAAGTTTTGTTTTGGATTTACTTATATCATTTATATTAGCTTCCACTTAGATATTCTTAGTTATATACAATAATATTAGTAaagtttcacttcttttatgttCTTATTGTGCAATAGAGTGTGAACTCTATTTAACCTCCTTCTAAACAACAATATTAGTAaagtttcacttcttttatgttCTTATTGCGCAATAGAGTGTGAACTCTATTTAACCTCCTTCTAACTCATGCTCTATGCATTTACAAAATCATGCCTCCTAGAAAAGCTAATGAAAggagaaac
The genomic region above belongs to Solanum dulcamara chromosome 5, daSolDulc1.2, whole genome shotgun sequence and contains:
- the LOC129890503 gene encoding uncharacterized protein LOC129890503 yields the protein MGKAETAAAGITIAAPTEMKRKKKKGSTPRNPNSNSNSPPPDFIDDDDERKQKKVKLVVRLPQSNQQHFQQDSSSANLLSYSDEDNHDVSVQRRKINFVDPRSEDAVADQEEKLSKATDTSNGSLLVSDPATPLPDKKLKDTYGVFSEPVDHEEIPDYHEIIQNPMDFGTVRKKLDGRLYSNLEELEVDVFLICSNAMQYNASDTVYFRQAQSIQAPAKRDFDNLRHEGEDGELQPKVVRRSQPPRKKLKKSEEFSPPPNKNLKMSVESSPFDYIAPELSSGATLTNGEEKVSGSNSYNLRKRPMLYKFRSVDISSTYRSRNGETYSEWLVDWNEFPASILKADLKYEKKHFPVDENRRDTYQLLHQSASCSEPSLLWNTNDLKRLMAVCTFKPMLFFLNNQEIRQPVAQGLKISG